Proteins encoded by one window of uncultured Sunxiuqinia sp.:
- a CDS encoding DUF5672 family protein gives MKPSGIKVCVVVPVHHIMTDLENFSFQRILKVFSDRKIILIGPPFLEEYIDSLCENHNNISRLFFDRVFQRGVRYYSRLFMSKSFYKHFLEYDYMAISQLDVFMVKDDLDYWCNQGYDNVGAPLFEGYTKPSTTMRDDGNNGGFSLRKPISCYNVLSDLNATYSNIRTLWSMERTLPWKLFRVLRDGLLFNYRLKSLRPVINEDVYWSIIVPQKFSWYKVCEPEKSKYFAFDTNPRYLYELCNNSYPMAIHAWWKYDKAFMNEVIEALGCKNDLLHYTGKDTI, from the coding sequence ATGAAACCTAGTGGAATAAAAGTCTGTGTTGTTGTACCGGTTCATCATATTATGACGGATTTGGAGAACTTTTCATTTCAACGGATATTAAAGGTTTTTTCTGATCGAAAAATTATTCTTATTGGTCCCCCATTTCTTGAGGAATATATTGACAGTCTTTGCGAGAACCATAACAATATTTCCCGGTTGTTTTTTGACCGGGTATTTCAGCGAGGTGTTCGGTATTACAGCCGGTTATTTATGAGCAAGAGCTTTTATAAGCATTTTTTGGAGTATGATTATATGGCAATAAGTCAACTAGATGTCTTTATGGTAAAAGATGACTTGGATTATTGGTGCAATCAGGGGTATGATAATGTTGGAGCTCCTTTATTTGAAGGATATACGAAGCCATCTACGACGATGAGAGACGATGGAAACAATGGTGGTTTTTCTCTTCGCAAACCTATATCCTGCTATAACGTTTTATCAGATTTGAATGCGACCTACTCGAATATTCGTACACTCTGGAGTATGGAGAGAACATTGCCTTGGAAGTTGTTTAGAGTGCTGCGTGACGGGCTCCTTTTTAATTATAGGTTAAAGTCGCTTCGGCCGGTTATTAATGAAGATGTTTATTGGTCTATAATTGTTCCACAAAAATTTTCCTGGTATAAAGTCTGTGAACCTGAGAAATCAAAATATTTCGCTTTTGATACCAATCCTCGTTACTTATATGAACTCTGTAATAATTCCTATCCAATGGCGATCCACGCTTGGTGGAAATATGATAAAGCTTTCATGAACGAAGTGATTGAAGCATTAGGGTGTAAAAATGATTTGCTTCACTATACTGGGAAGGATACAATATAA
- a CDS encoding glycosyltransferase codes for MIAPICLFSYNRLAEIKLTVDALTKNYLAPESDLFVFSDGAKDGSPDDKVVEVRKYLKTIQGFKSITIFESSENKGLANSIIDGVTKIIQKFGKVIVVEDDLVSSPNFLNFMNQALDFYSNKDQIFSISGYTMDLPSLSNYNRDYYFGYRASSWGWATWKDRWVKVDWQANNYRHFIYNPIRHFKFMRGGSDMPYMLWKQMNGKIDSWAIRWCYFQHINNLLTLFPAISKIESVGFGSNATHTTHSERFITNLDSGGKQNFEFSEDLTLQMQLLREFRNKFSFNNRLKNRLKRL; via the coding sequence ATGATTGCTCCAATTTGTTTATTCTCATACAATCGTTTGGCCGAAATCAAACTGACGGTAGATGCGTTGACTAAGAATTACTTAGCCCCTGAAAGTGATTTGTTTGTTTTTTCAGATGGTGCGAAAGATGGCAGTCCGGACGATAAGGTTGTTGAGGTTCGAAAGTACCTGAAAACAATTCAAGGGTTTAAATCAATAACAATATTTGAGTCATCTGAAAATAAGGGACTAGCCAATTCAATTATTGATGGAGTAACTAAAATAATTCAGAAATTCGGAAAAGTTATTGTTGTTGAAGACGATTTAGTGTCGTCACCCAATTTTCTTAATTTCATGAATCAAGCGTTGGATTTCTATTCTAATAAAGATCAAATCTTTTCCATATCAGGCTATACGATGGATTTACCTTCGTTGAGCAACTACAATAGAGATTATTACTTTGGATACCGAGCCTCTTCGTGGGGATGGGCTACCTGGAAAGATAGATGGGTGAAGGTTGATTGGCAAGCGAACAACTATCGTCATTTTATATACAATCCGATCAGGCATTTCAAATTTATGCGCGGAGGGTCGGATATGCCCTACATGCTTTGGAAGCAGATGAATGGAAAGATTGACTCCTGGGCAATTCGCTGGTGCTACTTTCAGCATATAAATAATTTATTAACCTTGTTTCCAGCCATATCAAAAATAGAAAGTGTTGGTTTTGGATCCAATGCGACACATACTACACATTCTGAACGTTTTATTACAAATTTAGATAGTGGAGGTAAACAGAATTTTGAATTTTCAGAGGATTTGACCTTGCAAATGCAATTGTTACGAGAATTCCGGAATAAGTTTTCATTTAACAATCGGTTAAAAAATAGATTAAAGCGCTTATAA
- a CDS encoding glycosyltransferase family 4 protein, whose amino-acid sequence MNVLFLLHLPPPVHGSSMVGKYIFDSKHINDVFSCRYINVLSSKTIAETGRPSLSKAIGFMAIWLKMVFELLLKKPDVCYFAITVSGFAFFRDVALVFLLKIFRVKRVFHLHNKGVSFWQKKWVYRICYKYIFNKAEVILLSKHLYSDVQNFVPESNLHICPNGIPFDDRTSKLKRKDRGEKAPKILFFSNLIESKGVFILLEACAKLKQRGISFSCDFIGGEGDISREQFQEKVRYFDLEQDVAYLGRKYEEEKERAFVEADIFAFPTFYFYETFGLVNLEAMKYRLPIISTYEGGIPDVVVNNKTGFLVRKEDSTELADKLEILIKNPKLRIEMGEAGYNKYKENFTLDIFEKRLIEMIQTASPTTQLEY is encoded by the coding sequence ATGAATGTATTGTTTCTTTTACATCTTCCACCGCCGGTGCATGGATCTTCGATGGTCGGCAAGTATATTTTTGACAGCAAACATATTAATGATGTTTTTTCGTGTCGATATATTAATGTGTTATCATCAAAAACGATAGCGGAAACAGGTAGACCCAGCCTTAGTAAGGCAATTGGATTCATGGCAATCTGGCTCAAGATGGTTTTTGAATTACTTCTTAAAAAACCGGACGTTTGTTATTTTGCAATTACAGTAAGTGGTTTTGCTTTTTTTCGCGACGTCGCTTTGGTGTTCCTGTTAAAGATATTCAGGGTAAAACGGGTGTTCCATTTGCATAATAAGGGAGTGAGTTTTTGGCAAAAAAAGTGGGTGTATCGTATTTGTTATAAATACATCTTTAATAAAGCTGAAGTTATACTATTATCCAAGCATTTATATTCCGATGTTCAAAATTTTGTTCCTGAATCAAATTTACATATTTGTCCAAATGGCATACCGTTCGATGACAGAACGAGTAAGTTGAAGCGAAAAGACAGGGGTGAAAAAGCTCCAAAAATCCTTTTCTTCTCAAATTTGATTGAATCGAAGGGGGTTTTTATTTTGCTGGAAGCTTGTGCAAAGCTAAAGCAAAGAGGCATCTCATTTTCATGCGATTTTATTGGGGGAGAAGGTGATATCTCTCGCGAGCAATTCCAAGAAAAAGTTAGGTATTTCGATTTAGAACAAGATGTTGCCTATTTAGGCAGGAAATATGAAGAAGAAAAGGAAAGGGCTTTTGTTGAAGCTGATATCTTTGCATTCCCTACATTTTATTTTTATGAAACTTTTGGGTTGGTGAATTTGGAAGCGATGAAATATCGGTTGCCAATAATTTCAACTTATGAAGGCGGAATTCCCGATGTTGTCGTGAACAACAAAACCGGCTTTTTAGTGCGCAAAGAAGATTCAACAGAGTTGGCTGATAAGCTTGAGATATTAATTAAGAATCCAAAACTTAGGATTGAAATGGGTGAAGCCGGGTATAATAAGTACAAAGAAAACTTCACCTTGGATATATTTGAGAAGCGATTAATTGAAATGATTCAAACCGCGTCACCGACAACTCAACTTGAGTATTAA
- a CDS encoding WecB/TagA/CpsF family glycosyltransferase has protein sequence MKPSGVNILGYSVFDGELNRIPLDRKTVINTLNGHSYTVAKKDQLFSNALHESDILLPDGVSMVIGARVLCGKKIKKIAGYDLFLFLLNYLESQNGRCFFLGSTEATLHGIKSRIAKEFPDVRVGSFSPPYKPVFSSEENLIMQNKVNDFRPKVLFVGMTAPKQEKWVCDNKDQLNVDIICSIGAVFDFYAGTSKRPSNLLINLKLEWLGRLLKEPKRMWRRYLLSTPVFFIDVIRQKAMFKA, from the coding sequence ATGAAGCCCTCTGGAGTAAATATTTTAGGCTATTCGGTCTTTGATGGAGAACTCAATAGGATACCCCTAGATAGGAAGACTGTGATCAACACCTTAAATGGCCATTCGTACACAGTGGCTAAAAAAGACCAGCTATTCAGCAATGCATTGCACGAATCTGACATTCTGCTGCCAGATGGTGTGAGTATGGTAATTGGAGCAAGGGTGTTATGTGGGAAGAAGATTAAAAAAATAGCGGGCTATGATCTATTTCTGTTTTTGCTCAACTACCTGGAGTCGCAAAATGGGAGATGTTTCTTTTTAGGATCAACTGAAGCGACCTTGCACGGAATTAAATCGAGAATTGCTAAAGAATTTCCAGATGTGAGAGTTGGAAGTTTTTCGCCTCCATATAAACCCGTATTCTCTTCTGAAGAAAATTTGATCATGCAGAATAAGGTCAATGATTTTAGGCCGAAGGTTTTATTTGTGGGAATGACTGCTCCCAAACAAGAGAAATGGGTCTGCGACAATAAAGATCAGTTGAATGTTGATATTATCTGCTCAATTGGAGCTGTTTTCGATTTTTATGCAGGTACATCTAAGCGTCCTTCCAATCTGCTGATTAATTTAAAATTAGAATGGCTGGGACGGTTGTTAAAGGAGCCTAAAAGAATGTGGCGAAGATATCTGTTATCGACACCTGTTTTTTTTATCGATGTCATACGGCAAAAAGCGATGTTTAAGGCTTAG
- a CDS encoding acyltransferase family protein, with protein MMRERLEYVDQIRGFAILLVIVGHLIQFNQIGGGDSNPLFNVIYSFHMPLFFMISGYIGSKVSKVSSLQGYGLFLLKKAKVLLIPYFFWRLVINKYFLTAEWSQVVSIDAIGDAIIHPRLLWFLPMLFEIFIFFGAFLLVSSWVMKRANIVRDLILVVSIILMIISGIFLIDKSHFTSLSLFAFSFFTGVMVSRHKMIENLMLSRWVFLLFLVSFLVFACHWKAGGDYGDDIYKVIISVSAFISVMNIFRKIKWNAIFSQQLMLIGRESLVIYVVHFHLVFLGLGNLSKLTLNPLLLFFILTIVAVPIAYFCIGFSKIVRLSPVLSFLLFGK; from the coding sequence ATGATGCGTGAAAGATTAGAGTATGTCGACCAAATTAGAGGGTTCGCGATATTGCTAGTAATTGTTGGACACCTAATTCAATTTAATCAAATTGGTGGTGGTGACAGCAATCCACTTTTCAATGTGATTTATTCGTTCCATATGCCTTTGTTTTTCATGATAAGCGGATACATCGGCAGCAAAGTTTCAAAGGTTTCCAGTCTTCAGGGATATGGGTTATTTCTACTCAAGAAGGCAAAGGTTCTACTGATTCCCTATTTTTTTTGGCGATTAGTTATAAATAAATATTTCTTGACAGCTGAGTGGAGTCAAGTTGTTAGTATTGATGCAATTGGTGATGCTATAATCCACCCTCGATTATTGTGGTTCTTACCAATGCTTTTTGAAATATTTATCTTCTTTGGAGCTTTCTTGCTTGTGTCAAGTTGGGTCATGAAGCGTGCTAATATAGTAAGGGATCTGATTCTAGTCGTTAGTATTATTCTAATGATAATATCTGGAATATTCCTGATTGATAAGTCTCATTTTACCTCCTTAAGTCTTTTTGCTTTTTCTTTTTTTACAGGAGTAATGGTTAGTAGACATAAAATGATTGAGAATCTGATGCTGTCAAGATGGGTCTTCTTACTTTTTCTAGTAAGTTTCTTAGTTTTCGCATGCCATTGGAAAGCAGGAGGAGACTATGGGGATGATATTTATAAAGTTATAATATCTGTTTCTGCTTTTATCTCAGTAATGAATATCTTCAGAAAAATCAAGTGGAATGCCATCTTTAGCCAGCAGCTAATGCTGATCGGAAGAGAATCATTAGTCATTTATGTCGTCCATTTTCATCTAGTCTTTTTAGGGCTAGGAAATCTAAGTAAGCTGACACTCAATCCACTTTTACTATTCTTTATTTTAACAATCGTAGCGGTTCCGATTGCCTATTTTTGCATTGGATTTAGCAAAATTGTTCGTTTGTCTCCAGTTTTAAGCTTTTTGTTATTTGGCAAATAG
- a CDS encoding cadherin domain-containing protein produces MEKLREILFIIMLLPVSLWGQTTFYISSSTGNDSNAGTSTSQAWSSLNKVNAQQFSPGDQILFKKGDSWEGTLKPNSSGTAGNPIKYGAYGAGEKPKILGSEIVTGWTLHSGSIYKATVSNTVTQVFIDDEKLELAKIPKTGFLYPTTITDQTHFTCTSLDGGVDYGGADIVVKSYRYKYGTGVVSSSTGQNLTLTAGTNWVISTGRGFILKNSLALLTQAGDWYYDTVNNELYVWAPNSDSPSLHTVRATTYDHALDIQNKDYLTFENIVFEHSGDATANSATSDHITINNCEIRYSDDYLVSAPTDGSTGLTFTNNIVENGSDGVKIGSTYSDISNNNVKNIGLINEMGANTPFLMSGIIIGGSNSTITNNKVENIGYNGIHFSGTNHIIEKNYIDYANMYFDDGGAIYTYQATYGQSGSAGTVVRDNIITNCWGNSTDGFISTYKLAFGVYLDKNTHDVTVERNTIAHCTSIFSIGEGNLNNVVKNNTAIDFDLAVWAGSATTSNATMNKNIFYATSRPSNYIWWTNSYQRMVRISGITKLGADSNHYIHHYDADKIFDSDGNGVFETFSNWQSINNEAKNSTIDTSPLATGEKEQLFYNATNQSKVISLGQSVYKDIFNNPVTGSITLEPFTSKILIKTTKLGSSLLNQPPLIDNQSFDVSTGLNANDLIGNVAATDPDVDQSVVYQITNGNTDNLFSIDQSSGAIYATSAISLTSDKSYTLTIQVTDNGNSPLSAEATITINIKKTALLEDTTSPTIETFSIPSTYNSLTIPINSFLASDNDTLLSYLVTESASAPSFGNSNWSSSIPDEYTFTEEGVHRVFAWVADDSGNISNTKSADIIISLPDLSPTSSEYLFEEVSSATVIDTKGSNHGILIDETTRVDGYNGAGIEMNGKGYIALGESFSNNIQEELTLSARLKPSLNASGYQGIIMHGGPNVDNFALYILPDSKSIGFKTSGTSNSWVSIENINKLWDGNWHHLAVTYNGTEKRIYLDNLLLTSVNATGSIESGIGYNLYIGAGRDEIQPSLLYQGLIDEVRISNKALSSYEIVELVSYVNPEEIDLNAAPSIADQTFELAGNLAAKTLIGQVIASDTNAEQNLTYSVSAGNENALFSIDSITGEIFTEKSILTDINQSHILTIKVTDDGQNPLSNEAFITINLIGVFINQNPIITDQTFELQTNVTTGDLIGIVEGSDADEGQTIHYLIESGNNDGLFSLDSLTGEIYLSSHIPENYPDEISLVVNIVDSYSENPLSSQATITIANLGAFYENQRPDIVAQTFSVTAPLAANSRIGQVVASDQDSGQTLDFSIVTGNESNIFSINSQTGEIFTNQSFASNSEYYNSITIQATDNQPNNPLASSATITIKISASWVNESPVAQDLVIDISNNVAINDYIGQVIATDPNQEQTLSYTITQGNDDNLFSINKSTGEILALSSIFTTSDIQYNLVVEIKDNAEIPLSAMSNVRINITGMTINHSPVVEDQTFEIQKNDKIGQVIGQIIASDPDIEQTLTYVITEGNELGYFEINSQTGEIITTSSMSLAGDQTFSLTVEVTDDASTPLSADAAVTIIAIVNGKLVKGEVNNNNSKRIILYYDTQLKPSNLKSTALISDFKLSDNRNIQDVKISGNMIFLDVDADYLPEEEVTLCYTPGATPIYSASGYEIDSFENFVIANNLEESITTGIDINETILDAKVYPNPTKGILNIKASNLISDQCQLSIYSMMGRTVIKKTLLSSFGSLEETINVSHLSKGTYLLVIESNQVIHKDRIVVI; encoded by the coding sequence ATGGAAAAGTTGAGAGAGATTTTATTTATTATTATGTTGTTACCTGTAAGTCTTTGGGGGCAAACAACTTTCTACATTAGTAGTAGTACTGGAAACGATTCAAATGCAGGCACAAGCACAAGCCAAGCCTGGAGTTCATTAAACAAAGTAAACGCACAACAGTTTAGTCCCGGAGATCAGATTCTCTTCAAAAAAGGGGACTCATGGGAAGGCACTCTGAAACCTAACTCTTCAGGGACTGCAGGAAATCCTATTAAATATGGAGCTTATGGAGCCGGGGAGAAGCCCAAAATACTGGGTTCTGAAATTGTAACTGGATGGACTCTACATTCTGGCAGCATTTATAAAGCAACTGTATCCAATACAGTAACGCAAGTGTTTATTGATGATGAAAAACTTGAATTAGCAAAAATACCAAAAACTGGTTTTTTATATCCAACAACGATAACTGATCAAACTCATTTTACTTGCACATCTCTTGATGGAGGCGTTGACTATGGAGGTGCTGACATTGTAGTAAAAAGTTATCGTTATAAATACGGAACAGGGGTAGTGTCGTCAAGTACAGGTCAGAACTTGACGCTTACTGCTGGGACTAATTGGGTTATAAGTACAGGTAGAGGGTTCATTCTTAAAAATAGTTTAGCCTTATTAACCCAAGCAGGAGATTGGTATTATGATACTGTTAATAATGAGTTGTATGTATGGGCTCCTAATAGTGATTCTCCATCTCTACACACAGTCAGGGCGACAACTTATGATCATGCCTTGGATATTCAAAACAAGGACTATTTGACATTTGAAAACATTGTATTTGAGCATTCTGGAGATGCAACGGCTAATAGCGCAACAAGCGATCATATTACCATTAATAACTGTGAAATTAGATACAGTGATGATTATTTAGTCAGTGCTCCTACCGATGGGTCTACTGGTTTAACGTTTACGAACAATATAGTTGAAAATGGCAGTGATGGAGTTAAGATTGGATCAACATATTCAGACATTAGCAATAACAACGTCAAAAACATTGGTCTAATTAACGAAATGGGGGCAAACACTCCTTTTTTAATGTCTGGGATTATAATTGGTGGAAGTAATTCGACAATCACTAATAACAAGGTGGAGAACATTGGCTATAATGGCATTCACTTCTCTGGAACTAACCATATTATTGAAAAGAATTATATAGATTATGCTAATATGTATTTTGATGATGGAGGTGCAATTTATACTTATCAGGCAACTTATGGGCAGTCTGGATCTGCGGGGACTGTTGTTAGAGACAATATAATTACCAATTGTTGGGGAAATTCTACGGATGGTTTTATTTCAACTTACAAGCTTGCCTTTGGGGTCTATCTTGATAAAAACACTCACGACGTAACAGTTGAAAGAAATACTATAGCTCATTGTACTAGCATCTTTTCAATAGGGGAAGGAAATTTAAACAATGTAGTCAAAAACAATACTGCTATCGACTTTGACCTTGCTGTGTGGGCAGGAAGTGCAACTACTTCAAATGCTACAATGAACAAGAACATATTCTATGCAACATCAAGGCCAAGCAACTATATATGGTGGACCAATTCTTATCAACGAATGGTTAGAATATCTGGAATTACAAAGTTGGGAGCCGACTCAAACCATTATATCCATCATTATGATGCTGATAAAATTTTTGATAGTGATGGAAATGGAGTATTTGAGACCTTCTCAAACTGGCAGTCTATTAATAATGAAGCTAAAAATTCGACAATTGACACTTCTCCTTTGGCTACAGGAGAGAAAGAACAACTATTTTACAACGCCACCAATCAATCAAAAGTCATATCGTTAGGACAGTCGGTTTATAAAGATATTTTTAACAATCCGGTTACAGGAAGTATCACCCTTGAACCTTTTACATCAAAGATTCTGATTAAAACCACCAAATTAGGTAGTTCTTTATTAAATCAACCGCCTTTGATTGACAATCAATCCTTTGATGTTAGTACGGGTTTGAATGCAAACGATCTGATTGGCAATGTTGCAGCCACTGATCCTGACGTCGATCAATCAGTTGTTTACCAAATAACCAATGGAAATACTGATAATTTGTTTTCAATTGACCAATCCAGTGGTGCTATTTATGCGACATCAGCTATTTCATTGACAAGCGATAAATCGTATACTTTAACAATTCAGGTTACAGACAATGGAAATTCTCCATTGTCCGCAGAAGCAACGATAACAATCAACATAAAAAAAACAGCACTACTAGAAGATACAACGAGTCCAACAATTGAGACGTTCAGTATTCCTTCTACCTATAACTCTTTAACAATTCCTATCAACTCTTTCCTTGCTTCCGATAATGATACACTATTAAGCTATCTAGTTACCGAGTCAGCATCAGCTCCTTCTTTTGGAAACAGTAATTGGTCATCATCGATTCCGGATGAGTATACGTTTACAGAAGAGGGGGTTCATCGTGTTTTTGCCTGGGTTGCCGATGACTCCGGAAACATCTCTAATACTAAGAGTGCAGATATCATTATTTCCTTACCCGATCTGTCACCTACCTCATCAGAATATCTTTTTGAAGAGGTTTCGAGCGCAACCGTTATTGACACAAAAGGGTCAAACCACGGGATACTTATCGATGAAACAACCAGAGTTGACGGATACAACGGAGCTGGAATCGAAATGAATGGCAAAGGATACATTGCTCTTGGAGAATCCTTCAGCAATAACATCCAGGAAGAACTCACGTTAAGTGCTCGCCTAAAGCCAAGCCTTAATGCTTCAGGCTATCAAGGAATTATTATGCATGGCGGCCCAAATGTTGACAACTTTGCACTTTACATCCTACCGGATAGTAAATCAATTGGATTTAAAACTTCAGGGACAAGCAACTCTTGGGTTTCCATTGAAAATATTAATAAACTGTGGGATGGCAACTGGCATCATCTGGCAGTTACATACAACGGAACCGAAAAAAGAATTTACTTAGACAATCTTCTTCTGACTTCGGTAAATGCAACTGGAAGCATTGAGTCAGGAATAGGCTATAATCTTTATATTGGTGCAGGCCGTGATGAGATTCAACCTTCGTTATTGTATCAAGGATTGATTGATGAAGTTCGAATTAGCAATAAGGCTTTGAGTAGTTACGAAATTGTGGAACTGGTTAGCTACGTGAATCCGGAAGAAATCGATCTGAATGCAGCTCCTTCAATAGCCGATCAAACCTTTGAGCTAGCTGGAAATCTTGCCGCAAAAACACTTATCGGGCAAGTCATAGCCTCAGATACCAATGCTGAACAAAATCTGACTTACAGCGTCTCCGCCGGAAATGAGAACGCGCTATTCTCAATTGACTCGATCACCGGTGAGATTTTTACAGAAAAGTCTATTTTAACAGACATCAACCAAAGCCACATTTTAACCATTAAGGTAACCGATGATGGTCAAAACCCCCTTTCGAATGAGGCATTCATTACCATCAATCTAATTGGTGTCTTTATCAATCAAAATCCGATTATAACAGATCAGACATTTGAACTACAAACCAATGTTACTACTGGAGATTTAATTGGAATCGTTGAGGGATCGGATGCCGATGAAGGACAAACCATTCATTACTTGATCGAAAGTGGAAACAATGATGGTCTATTTTCTCTTGACTCATTGACTGGAGAGATTTATTTATCATCACACATCCCCGAAAATTACCCGGATGAAATTTCACTTGTTGTTAATATTGTTGATAGTTATTCCGAAAATCCGCTTTCTTCTCAAGCAACTATTACAATAGCAAACTTGGGAGCTTTCTATGAGAACCAACGTCCCGACATCGTAGCTCAAACATTTTCGGTTACAGCTCCACTTGCCGCGAACAGTCGGATTGGTCAAGTTGTAGCGAGTGACCAAGACTCAGGTCAAACACTAGACTTTTCGATTGTTACAGGAAATGAAAGTAACATATTCTCGATCAACTCCCAAACGGGTGAAATTTTCACAAACCAATCGTTTGCATCAAATAGTGAATATTATAATTCCATTACGATTCAAGCAACTGACAACCAGCCCAATAACCCGTTGGCCTCCAGTGCAACCATTACGATAAAAATATCTGCCAGCTGGGTCAATGAATCTCCGGTTGCTCAAGACTTAGTGATTGATATTTCAAATAATGTCGCAATTAATGATTATATCGGACAAGTAATAGCAACTGACCCAAATCAGGAACAAACGCTCAGTTATACAATCACTCAAGGAAACGATGATAACTTATTTTCAATAAATAAATCGACAGGTGAGATTCTCGCGCTGTCTTCAATATTCACAACTTCTGACATTCAGTACAATCTTGTTGTTGAAATAAAGGATAACGCAGAAATTCCACTTTCTGCAATGTCAAATGTTCGTATCAACATTACAGGAATGACTATCAATCACAGCCCCGTAGTTGAAGATCAAACTTTTGAAATTCAAAAAAATGATAAAATTGGACAGGTTATTGGCCAGATTATTGCAAGTGATCCGGATATAGAACAAACCTTAACCTATGTGATCACAGAGGGAAATGAGCTCGGATATTTCGAAATTAATTCACAGACAGGAGAGATCATTACGACTTCATCAATGTCGCTGGCTGGCGATCAGACCTTTAGTTTAACGGTAGAGGTTACAGATGATGCCTCAACACCACTGTCTGCCGATGCAGCTGTTACAATTATCGCAATTGTGAATGGAAAACTTGTTAAGGGAGAGGTTAATAATAATAATTCAAAAAGAATCATACTATATTATGATACGCAGCTAAAACCATCTAATTTAAAGAGTACTGCTCTTATATCCGACTTTAAACTTAGTGACAATAGGAACATTCAAGATGTAAAGATTAGCGGTAATATGATTTTTTTGGATGTTGATGCAGACTACTTGCCAGAAGAAGAAGTAACCTTGTGCTATACTCCGGGAGCAACTCCGATATATAGTGCTTCAGGTTATGAAATTGATTCTTTTGAGAATTTCGTGATCGCCAATAACCTTGAAGAATCGATAACCACTGGAATAGATATAAATGAAACCATTTTAGATGCTAAGGTTTATCCAAATCCTACAAAAGGAATACTAAACATTAAAGCATCCAATTTGATTTCTGATCAATGCCAACTCTCAATATACAGTATGATGGGAAGAACTGTGATCAAGAAGACGTTGTTATCTTCATTCGGAAGCCTTGAAGAAACTATTAATGTTTCACATTTAAGTAAAGGTACCTATCTCTTGGTCATCGAGTCAAATCAGGTAATTCACAAAGACAGAATAGTGGTCATATAA
- a CDS encoding UpxY family transcription antiterminator has product MEHINSSYNWYALYTRSRYEKKLHQDLFNSGVESYLPLKVERRKWSDRIKVVEEPLLRGYLFVKVSNREYFGVLNNIGAVSYVTFGGKAATIPENQIEGLRKIVDNFNDKLNVTREKITKGTQVRVKNGLLKDVLGEIVEIRGKTRIVLRFQSLGYCLHTEISMKEVEILDSNVVVDK; this is encoded by the coding sequence ATGGAGCACATAAACTCAAGCTATAATTGGTACGCTTTGTATACCCGTTCGAGATATGAGAAAAAGCTACATCAAGATTTGTTTAACAGCGGAGTTGAAAGCTATTTGCCATTGAAGGTTGAAAGACGTAAATGGAGCGACCGCATAAAAGTGGTAGAAGAACCTTTACTTAGAGGCTATCTCTTTGTTAAGGTGAGTAACCGCGAATATTTTGGTGTTTTGAATAATATTGGCGCGGTGAGTTATGTTACGTTTGGAGGCAAAGCTGCTACAATCCCTGAAAATCAGATTGAGGGGTTAAGGAAAATAGTGGACAATTTTAACGACAAATTAAATGTGACACGTGAAAAGATCACTAAAGGAACTCAAGTTAGAGTGAAAAATGGTTTGTTGAAAGATGTGCTCGGAGAGATAGTCGAAATTCGTGGAAAGACTAGAATCGTTCTTCGTTTTCAAAGCTTGGGATACTGTTTGCACACCGAGATTTCGATGAAGGAGGTTGAAATTCTAGACTCCAATGTAGTTGTTGATAAATAA